One window from the genome of Spiractinospora alimapuensis encodes:
- a CDS encoding SgcJ/EcaC family oxidoreductase, translating into MSETTIQPTTQTPTEPRARGRSRRGRIARITALVATGVVAAGLGGGYLWLSATSEPLQTGQAECEEAPVSLPETMADASVEDDVRAVCDTIGSLTEAWAVHDADAYGEAFTEQGTYTTFMGTHYAGREDIVESHRELFDGPLEGTQLADSFLSINFVHEDVAVVTTRGDTYEGDVPERLAKVQTYNVTRTEGDEWRISSFHNTKRDGAMERLQFLMMPDSRPAAER; encoded by the coding sequence ATGTCCGAGACCACGATCCAGCCAACGACCCAGACGCCGACGGAACCCCGAGCGCGCGGGCGAAGCCGCCGCGGCCGGATCGCGCGGATCACCGCCCTCGTCGCCACGGGCGTCGTCGCCGCCGGACTCGGTGGTGGTTACCTCTGGTTGTCGGCCACCTCCGAGCCACTGCAGACGGGGCAGGCGGAGTGCGAGGAGGCGCCCGTGTCGCTCCCCGAGACCATGGCCGACGCCTCGGTCGAGGACGACGTCCGCGCCGTTTGCGACACCATCGGGTCACTCACCGAGGCCTGGGCGGTACACGACGCCGACGCCTACGGCGAGGCCTTCACCGAGCAGGGCACCTACACGACGTTCATGGGAACCCACTACGCCGGGCGCGAGGACATCGTGGAGAGTCACCGCGAGCTCTTCGACGGGCCACTGGAGGGCACCCAGCTCGCGGACTCCTTCCTGTCGATCAACTTCGTGCACGAGGACGTCGCGGTCGTCACCACCCGGGGCGACACATACGAAGGAGACGTCCCCGAGCGACTCGCCAAGGTCCAGACCTACAACGTGACGCGGACCGAGGGGGACGAGTGGCGGATCAGCTCCTTCCACAACACCAAGCGCGACGGTGCCATGGAGCGGCTCCAGTTCCTGATGATGCCCGACTCGCGCCCGGCCGCCGAGCGCTGA
- a CDS encoding MarR family winged helix-turn-helix transcriptional regulator: protein MTTARDLREPYRNYLASVILFHFAAAERSGLGLTDYQASSLLDLDKRMTNGQLAARLGLSAGATTRVVDRLIDFGLARRVVDPADRRRVMIEHTGELPEELASLLGPIRRQIGELVAALSEDQVDGLRSYFVGAAEIYGAAARNPERPGKDTP, encoded by the coding sequence ATGACGACGGCACGCGACCTCAGGGAGCCGTACCGCAACTACCTGGCCTCAGTGATCCTGTTCCACTTCGCCGCGGCGGAACGGTCCGGGCTCGGCCTGACCGACTACCAGGCCAGCAGCCTGCTGGACCTGGACAAACGGATGACCAACGGTCAACTGGCCGCGCGACTGGGCCTCTCCGCCGGGGCGACGACACGGGTCGTGGACCGACTCATCGACTTCGGGCTCGCGCGCCGCGTCGTGGATCCAGCGGACCGTCGCCGTGTGATGATCGAGCACACCGGTGAGTTGCCGGAGGAGCTGGCCAGCCTGCTCGGCCCCATCCGTCGACAGATCGGGGAGCTTGTCGCGGCACTCTCCGAGGACCAGGTGGATGGCCTGCGCTCCTACTTCGTCGGGGCCGCGGAGATCTACGGGGCCGCGGCCCGGAACCCGGAACGACCAGGGAAGGACACTCCCTAG
- a CDS encoding PEP/pyruvate-binding domain-containing protein, producing MSDNHQHVTVLPLDDPKAELERVGGKGASLARLVRAGVPVPDGFCVTTDAYARFVDGAELREPILAAVSTVDLEAPETMASAQERIAHLFRTASIPDAIADDIRAAYAGLGGGSVAVRSSATAEDLPEHSFAGQQDTFLNISGDDALLRAVRDCWASLWTARAIGYRARAGITPESVSLAVVVQTLVPADAAGVAFTADPVTGTRGGITINAAWGLGEAVVSGAVNADTVVVDRATWNITDRRTADKSVMTVRDTTGTHEAPVPKNRRSVDVLDSAEARELAALCTRVEELYGTPMDVEWARHDNDLYILQARPITTVVDAGDAVEREEWNDSALGDFLWTSANVGEAVPSVMTPMTWTFFTRYIGLIKPQNLVPGVPMFGNIGGRLYMNVSMMASMGAGEDTIGEQITGPLPSNLTIPPAMPRRQVATRIAPPILRTMPSLLPFLRRTSERLAASHARMSAARTAIRAARTPADLARLWDLELDPCFTFVTRTFWGTNAKTLSQFTLRRWLGKIGVDEEDVNALASGGGDDSDDAPMASLGPLIGLAQLSRGEIDQRTFVDRWGHRCPDELELSEPRPVEAPDWLDAQLAAMGDSVTQVTDLLKRQREEREQAVARFAQRHPTKVGALRRRMAASAVGTRSREAGRSEWVRMGWVQREFVLRAGELTGHGDDLFFLDVDELVDVLRGDERPLNHVPSRRAAYDHYRSLPTYPLFIRGRFAPDRWAADPNRRGDIFDEHRDAPPPAAEISGAPGSRGVVEGTVRVIGSMAESESVLPGEILVTTITNVGWTPLFPRLAAVVTDVGAPLSHAAIVARELGIPAVVGCGDATTRLTTGDRVRVNGVAGTVEVLRSATEPEPAPVAQPG from the coding sequence ATGAGCGACAACCACCAGCACGTCACCGTGCTGCCGCTGGACGACCCGAAGGCCGAGCTGGAGCGCGTCGGCGGCAAGGGGGCGTCCCTGGCACGACTGGTCCGGGCGGGCGTTCCCGTACCTGACGGCTTCTGCGTCACGACCGACGCCTACGCCCGCTTCGTGGACGGTGCCGAGCTGCGGGAACCGATCCTTGCGGCCGTCTCGACGGTCGACCTGGAGGCTCCGGAGACCATGGCCTCGGCCCAGGAGCGGATCGCGCACCTGTTCCGAACGGCGTCGATCCCCGACGCGATCGCCGACGACATCCGTGCCGCCTACGCGGGACTCGGCGGCGGGTCCGTCGCGGTGCGGTCCTCCGCCACGGCCGAGGACCTGCCCGAACACTCCTTCGCCGGACAGCAGGACACGTTCCTCAACATCAGCGGTGACGACGCACTGCTCCGGGCGGTACGTGACTGCTGGGCGTCGCTGTGGACCGCCCGAGCGATCGGCTACCGCGCCCGGGCCGGCATCACCCCGGAGAGCGTCAGCCTCGCCGTGGTCGTCCAGACGCTGGTGCCCGCCGACGCCGCGGGGGTCGCGTTCACCGCCGACCCGGTCACCGGAACTCGCGGCGGCATCACCATCAACGCCGCCTGGGGCCTGGGCGAGGCCGTCGTCAGCGGCGCGGTGAACGCCGACACAGTGGTCGTCGACCGGGCGACCTGGAACATCACGGACCGGCGCACCGCCGACAAGTCCGTGATGACGGTGCGCGACACCACGGGAACGCACGAGGCGCCCGTGCCGAAGAACCGGCGCTCCGTCGACGTCCTGGACTCGGCCGAGGCACGCGAACTCGCCGCACTGTGTACGCGGGTGGAGGAGCTGTACGGGACCCCGATGGACGTCGAGTGGGCCCGGCACGACAACGACCTGTACATCCTGCAGGCGCGTCCGATCACCACCGTCGTCGACGCGGGTGACGCGGTCGAACGTGAGGAGTGGAACGACAGCGCTCTCGGTGACTTCCTGTGGACCAGCGCCAACGTGGGCGAGGCCGTGCCCAGCGTGATGACCCCGATGACGTGGACGTTCTTCACGCGCTACATCGGGCTGATCAAGCCGCAGAACCTGGTTCCCGGAGTGCCGATGTTCGGCAACATCGGCGGGCGGCTGTACATGAACGTCTCGATGATGGCGAGCATGGGCGCGGGCGAGGACACCATCGGAGAACAAATCACCGGCCCCCTTCCATCGAACCTGACGATTCCGCCCGCGATGCCACGGCGACAGGTCGCCACCCGCATCGCGCCACCGATCCTCCGGACGATGCCCTCGCTCCTGCCGTTCCTCCGCCGCACGTCCGAGCGGCTCGCCGCGTCGCACGCGCGGATGTCCGCCGCCCGCACGGCCATCCGCGCGGCACGTACCCCGGCGGACCTGGCGCGGCTGTGGGACCTCGAGCTGGACCCCTGCTTCACGTTCGTGACGCGTACGTTCTGGGGAACGAACGCCAAGACGCTCAGCCAGTTCACGCTGCGCCGCTGGCTCGGCAAGATCGGCGTAGACGAGGAGGACGTCAACGCGCTGGCCTCCGGAGGCGGCGATGACTCCGACGACGCGCCGATGGCGAGCCTCGGTCCGCTCATCGGTCTCGCCCAACTGTCCCGTGGCGAGATCGACCAGCGGACGTTCGTCGACCGGTGGGGGCATCGCTGCCCCGACGAGCTCGAACTGTCTGAGCCGCGTCCCGTGGAGGCCCCCGACTGGCTGGACGCTCAGCTCGCGGCGATGGGTGATTCCGTCACCCAGGTCACCGACCTCCTGAAGCGCCAGCGTGAGGAACGGGAGCAGGCCGTGGCCCGGTTCGCGCAGCGGCACCCGACGAAGGTGGGGGCCCTGCGCCGGCGGATGGCCGCCTCGGCCGTGGGCACCCGTTCTCGGGAGGCGGGGCGATCGGAGTGGGTGCGCATGGGGTGGGTCCAGCGTGAGTTCGTGCTGCGTGCTGGGGAGCTCACCGGGCACGGCGACGATCTGTTCTTCCTGGACGTCGATGAGCTCGTGGACGTGCTCCGGGGTGACGAGAGGCCCCTGAACCATGTTCCGTCGCGGCGGGCGGCCTACGATCACTACCGTTCGCTGCCGACCTACCCGCTGTTCATCCGGGGTCGGTTCGCCCCGGACCGCTGGGCCGCGGACCCGAACCGGCGCGGGGACATATTCGACGAGCACCGTGACGCACCACCGCCCGCGGCGGAGATCAGCGGCGCGCCGGGGTCGCGGGGGGTCGTCGAGGGGACGGTGCGGGTCATCGGCTCCATGGCCGAGAGCGAGTCGGTCCTGCCCGGGGAGATCCTGGTAACGACGATCACCAACGTCGGCTGGACCCCGTTGTTCCCGCGCTTGGCCGCGGTGGTCACCGACGTCGGCGCTCCGCTGTCCCACGCCGCGATCGTCGCCCGCGAGCTCGGCATCCCCGCCGTCGTGGGGTGCGGCGACGCCACCACCCGCCTGACCACCGGGGACAGGGTTCGGGTGAACGGTGTCGCTGGCACCGTCGAGGTCCTACGGTCCGCCACGGAGCCGGAGCCGGCGCCCGTGGCACAGCCCGGATAG
- a CDS encoding metallophosphoesterase family protein, producing MWPPGVAASASKTVSLVKLLHAADLHIDSPMRGLVRYDGAPVEQMRGATRTAVENLVDLALAEEVTAVLLAGDIYDGSWRDFSTGLFFTNQMARLRAADVPVFMISGNHDAENKMTRELPLPDNVYRFDSAKARTALREDLGLAVHGQSFATGSVKDDLARDYPAPRSDLFNVGILHTSLTGRPGHDHYAPCSVDQLAHHGYEYWALGHVHKRAIEHSDGAHVVFPGNTQGRDAGETGAKGCTLVTVDNLRVVGEPEHRDLDTSARWHEIRVDVSDAKDLDDACDRVEDRLVNEVVTPSPPDRSNAVRVVATGRSAAHSALVGRRDEFVNGIRSLAQMRAGVWIEKVHVRTTPQESRVAPERVTSVVAGLHEEAAALRSDPERVHELLARTRLPSRLPAELRSLFEDAERTDRLTREATDLLTAMVEGRR from the coding sequence GTGTGGCCCCCTGGCGTCGCAGCCTCCGCTTCGAAAACGGTGTCCCTCGTGAAACTCCTCCATGCAGCCGACCTCCACATCGACAGCCCAATGCGTGGACTCGTCCGCTACGACGGAGCCCCGGTCGAACAGATGCGGGGAGCGACCCGTACCGCGGTGGAGAACCTCGTCGACCTGGCGCTGGCGGAGGAGGTCACGGCGGTACTGCTGGCCGGAGACATCTACGACGGCTCGTGGCGGGATTTCAGCACCGGACTGTTCTTCACCAACCAGATGGCCCGGCTACGCGCCGCCGACGTTCCGGTCTTCATGATCTCCGGCAACCACGACGCCGAGAACAAGATGACGCGCGAGCTACCGCTACCGGACAACGTGTACCGGTTCGACAGCGCGAAGGCGCGGACCGCGCTGCGCGAGGACCTGGGCCTGGCGGTGCACGGGCAGAGCTTCGCCACGGGCAGCGTGAAGGACGACCTGGCCAGGGACTATCCCGCACCACGCTCCGACCTGTTCAACGTCGGGATCCTGCACACATCACTGACGGGGCGCCCCGGCCATGACCACTACGCGCCGTGCTCCGTCGACCAGCTCGCCCACCACGGCTACGAGTACTGGGCGCTGGGCCACGTGCACAAGCGGGCGATCGAGCACAGTGACGGCGCGCACGTCGTGTTCCCGGGAAACACCCAGGGGCGCGACGCGGGCGAGACCGGCGCCAAGGGCTGCACCCTGGTGACGGTGGACAACCTCCGCGTCGTCGGCGAGCCTGAGCACCGTGACCTCGACACCTCCGCGCGCTGGCACGAGATCCGGGTCGACGTCTCCGACGCCAAGGACCTCGACGACGCCTGCGACCGGGTGGAGGATCGGCTGGTCAACGAGGTGGTCACCCCCTCGCCTCCGGACCGGTCCAACGCCGTGCGCGTCGTCGCCACCGGGCGCAGCGCCGCCCACTCGGCTCTGGTGGGCCGTCGGGACGAGTTCGTGAACGGGATCCGCAGTCTGGCGCAGATGCGTGCGGGGGTATGGATCGAGAAGGTCCACGTGCGGACGACGCCGCAGGAGTCCCGCGTCGCTCCGGAACGGGTGACCAGCGTGGTCGCTGGTCTCCACGAGGAGGCCGCGGCGCTGCGCTCCGACCCCGAGCGGGTCCACGAGCTCCTCGCGCGCACCCGGCTTCCCAGCCGTCTCCCCGCGGAGTTGCGGAGCCTGTTCGAGGACGCCGAGCGAACCGACCGCCTCACCCGCGAGGCCACGGACCTGCTGACCGCGATGGTGGAGGGCCGGCGTTGA
- a CDS encoding phytoene desaturase family protein, giving the protein MADAVVVGAGPNGLAGALTLAQAGLRVTVLEAQATIGGGARSSTSVLPDLVVDHCAAIHPLAVRSPFMRRAGLERYGLRWRWPEIDASHPLDGGLGVDLHTSVHRTAHGLGPDSLRWLWAHRGPAADFDDLQSDVMRPLSWPPSQPLRMARFGLPALSPATVYGRLFATPRARALFAGVAAHAMRPLEHPLSASVGLGLLTAAHSNGWPVVEGGTGRLVAAMAAALTELGGRIETATPVERWSDLPSADIVLLDLTPDTAARILRGRLHPRVQRAYERQRRGPGVHKVDFAVEEGVPWAYEPARRAGTVHLGGSAEEIATTERAVAAGRMPERPFVLVGQQYLADPGRSAGNVHPVYAYAHVPHAYPGDATSAVMAQIERFAPGFRARVVASVSTPPETFHSRNANFTGGDILSGAETPARLIFGPRPALNPYATGIPGVYLCSATTPPGPGAHGMCGHHAARSALRALDRRTTPHGR; this is encoded by the coding sequence GTGGCGGACGCGGTGGTTGTGGGGGCCGGACCCAACGGCCTCGCGGGCGCCCTCACCCTGGCCCAGGCCGGGCTACGGGTCACCGTGCTGGAAGCCCAGGCCACGATCGGCGGCGGCGCGCGCTCGTCCACGTCGGTACTCCCCGACCTGGTGGTGGACCACTGCGCCGCGATCCATCCGCTCGCCGTGCGATCCCCCTTCATGCGGCGGGCCGGACTGGAACGGTACGGGCTTCGCTGGCGCTGGCCGGAGATCGACGCCTCCCACCCGCTTGACGGAGGATTAGGTGTGGACCTCCACACGTCGGTGCACCGCACGGCCCACGGCCTCGGGCCGGACTCGCTGCGGTGGCTGTGGGCGCACCGCGGTCCCGCCGCGGACTTCGACGACCTCCAGTCCGACGTGATGCGTCCCCTGTCCTGGCCGCCCAGCCAGCCACTGCGGATGGCGCGGTTCGGGCTGCCCGCCCTCAGTCCCGCCACGGTCTACGGTCGGCTGTTCGCGACACCGCGGGCGAGAGCGCTCTTCGCCGGGGTGGCCGCACACGCCATGCGACCGCTGGAGCACCCCCTCAGCGCGTCGGTGGGCTTGGGCCTGTTGACGGCCGCCCACAGCAACGGCTGGCCCGTGGTGGAAGGCGGCACGGGGCGGCTCGTCGCGGCGATGGCCGCCGCACTCACCGAGCTCGGTGGGCGGATCGAGACGGCGACGCCCGTCGAGCGGTGGTCCGACCTGCCGTCGGCCGACATCGTCCTGCTGGACCTGACCCCCGACACGGCGGCCCGGATCCTGCGCGGCCGCCTCCACCCACGAGTCCAACGGGCCTACGAGCGGCAGCGACGCGGCCCCGGCGTCCACAAGGTCGACTTCGCGGTCGAGGAGGGCGTGCCCTGGGCGTACGAACCGGCGCGACGCGCGGGAACCGTCCACCTCGGCGGAAGCGCGGAGGAGATCGCCACCACCGAGCGCGCCGTGGCCGCCGGCCGAATGCCGGAACGTCCCTTCGTCCTCGTCGGGCAGCAGTACCTCGCCGACCCGGGACGCTCCGCCGGGAACGTGCACCCCGTCTACGCCTACGCGCACGTCCCCCACGCGTACCCCGGCGACGCCACCTCGGCGGTGATGGCCCAGATCGAACGCTTCGCCCCCGGCTTCCGCGCTCGAGTGGTCGCCTCGGTGAGTACTCCACCGGAGACGTTCCACAGCCGCAACGCCAACTTCACCGGGGGCGACATCCTCAGCGGGGCGGAAACCCCGGCCCGCCTGATCTTCGGGCCCCGCCCCGCCCTCAACCCCTACGCCACCGGTATCCCCGGCGTCTACCTCTGTTCCGCGACCACACCCCCCGGCCCCGGAGCCCATGGCATGTGTGGCCACCACGCGGCCCGATCGGCACTGCGCGCACTGGACCGCCGCACGACGCCTCACGGTAGGTAA
- a CDS encoding YhaN family protein, with translation MRIARLDLTAFGPFTDLSLDLSAPGLHVVHGPNEAGKSSALAALGALLYGIPNRTTHDFVHAKRDLRLGARIDDGAGTTLELVRHKRNKNPLTDADGTPIGEDALAPLLNGISAEVFTSTFALTLAELKNGGDALLRGEGDLGRALFSAQSSQDLTAVLCELDARQRELYLPSGSKPPLNQGLRRHRDLTNALRDTTTDTDTYVRLRREKERAEARFAEVDAQHREAATHHERLERLRLALPLLRARHSATAEVERLEATGPVAPADAEHRRLDLDRALERSREDRDRTAQALATARDALAEIEVDSRLVLVQENVTALTQAVAGVEKAASTADELERQAAEYRAAADRLLDGLHHDPHGNRPRDEPVAGAVPRVDPSARERVALLTAEYAELGATRRSTEHQVATAERTVERAEAARDALPEVPDPRALSTVLTSVPAELPDALSREYDALATTVASQEAVVAAAGWTEHAVDEVLAATVPTRAEVVAHRERVTEHRGDLKGRRRELRKLTSDRSRVQAELDDLLSRSAPPSPDDLATARGHRDSLWRRIRTAPEPQDDDSASFETAVRAADDLADRLLREADTVARRTTLERRVHTLDQEIHSLEGDIAALEQTGEELERAWTELWPAEPVTAPALDAAEDVLERIRELRALNQERHERDQALAWTQDVARGLAHQLREHLGDCGVNTEPLEERATPAGLAVQLRQLTQYAHDELTRRDAAAEERAEAVRQVASAHEALERAQDAKVEADTELADWTRRWNEATAPIGFPPDSPVDAVRADLDRLSEAADLVERATEAEERAEREHAETARFDQDLRAVFLTCATELPEDRAERSLALESLAQRVRDNAEQDRRREELRTRIADGEAELGEADSARARAEERLAALCAEVGVTGVEELREAIARSERVTHERARLVDAEEKLAQWGDVDAIAAQVGDLTQDEIGERSVEAAAELERVTEARDAAQNAQTEARIAFSQVDSTAEAARIADELTSLEAELVEQTEQYLRLAFAHDLLHQQMEDYRRRNQDPILGRAAEIFAGLTLGRFTRLVPDTDDRGGKILRVTRETGDTAEVPALSEGTRDQLYLALRLASLERYADAGQTMPFVVDDVFMTFDDERSAAALRILDSMAERFQIVVFTHHGHLVDLAHHTLPPDRVHPHPLARFAPTPRTTSP, from the coding sequence TTGAGGATCGCACGGTTGGACCTGACCGCCTTCGGGCCGTTCACCGACCTCTCGCTCGACCTGAGCGCCCCCGGCCTTCACGTGGTCCACGGCCCCAACGAGGCCGGCAAGAGCTCCGCGCTCGCGGCGCTGGGCGCGTTGCTGTACGGCATCCCGAACCGGACGACGCACGACTTCGTGCACGCCAAACGTGACCTACGGCTGGGCGCGCGCATCGACGACGGCGCGGGGACCACGCTCGAGCTGGTGCGGCACAAACGGAACAAGAACCCGCTCACCGACGCCGACGGGACGCCGATCGGTGAGGACGCCCTGGCGCCCCTCCTCAACGGAATCTCCGCCGAGGTGTTCACGAGCACCTTCGCCCTCACCTTGGCGGAGTTGAAGAACGGTGGCGACGCCCTGCTCCGCGGGGAGGGTGACCTCGGGCGCGCGCTCTTCTCCGCACAGTCCAGCCAGGACCTGACGGCCGTGCTGTGCGAGTTGGACGCCCGGCAACGGGAGCTGTACCTGCCCAGCGGCAGCAAGCCCCCACTCAACCAAGGGCTCCGTCGCCATCGCGACCTCACCAACGCCCTGCGTGACACCACCACCGACACCGACACCTACGTGCGGCTGCGGCGGGAGAAGGAGCGGGCCGAGGCGCGCTTCGCGGAGGTCGACGCCCAGCACCGGGAGGCCGCGACGCACCACGAACGCCTGGAACGCCTGCGGCTGGCGTTGCCCCTGCTGCGGGCGCGGCACAGCGCCACGGCGGAAGTGGAACGGCTGGAGGCGACCGGTCCGGTCGCTCCGGCCGACGCCGAGCACCGACGCCTGGACCTCGACCGCGCGCTGGAGCGCAGCCGCGAGGACCGGGACCGGACCGCCCAAGCCCTGGCCACGGCCCGCGACGCCCTGGCGGAGATCGAGGTCGACTCCCGGCTGGTCCTGGTCCAGGAGAACGTGACGGCGCTGACACAGGCGGTCGCCGGGGTCGAGAAGGCCGCGAGCACGGCGGACGAGCTGGAACGCCAGGCGGCGGAGTACCGGGCGGCGGCCGACCGGCTACTCGACGGCCTGCACCACGATCCCCACGGCAACCGGCCGCGCGACGAACCCGTGGCCGGCGCGGTGCCGCGGGTTGACCCCTCGGCGCGGGAACGCGTGGCCCTCCTCACCGCCGAGTACGCGGAGCTGGGCGCCACCCGGCGGAGCACCGAACACCAGGTCGCTACCGCGGAGCGGACGGTCGAGCGGGCCGAGGCCGCGCGGGACGCACTGCCCGAGGTCCCCGACCCGCGTGCGCTGTCCACCGTGCTCACGAGTGTTCCCGCCGAACTGCCGGACGCCCTGAGCCGCGAGTACGACGCTCTCGCCACCACCGTGGCCAGCCAGGAGGCCGTCGTGGCCGCTGCCGGGTGGACGGAGCACGCCGTCGACGAGGTGCTGGCCGCCACCGTGCCCACCCGGGCCGAGGTCGTCGCGCACCGCGAACGGGTCACCGAACACCGCGGCGACCTCAAAGGGCGACGCAGGGAACTTCGCAAACTCACCTCGGATCGCTCCCGGGTCCAGGCCGAACTGGACGACCTCCTCTCCCGGAGCGCCCCACCCAGCCCCGACGACCTCGCCACCGCGCGGGGCCACCGCGACTCCCTGTGGCGGCGAATCCGCACCGCCCCGGAACCACAGGACGACGACAGCGCTTCCTTCGAGACGGCGGTGCGGGCCGCCGACGACCTGGCCGACCGGCTACTGCGCGAGGCCGACACCGTCGCGCGGCGCACCACGCTGGAACGTCGGGTGCACACCCTGGACCAGGAGATCCACTCGCTCGAGGGCGACATCGCGGCGCTGGAACAGACCGGAGAGGAGCTGGAACGGGCGTGGACGGAGCTCTGGCCGGCCGAGCCCGTCACCGCACCGGCGCTGGACGCGGCCGAGGACGTCCTCGAACGGATCCGCGAACTGCGCGCGCTGAATCAGGAGCGCCACGAGCGTGACCAGGCACTGGCCTGGACCCAGGACGTGGCGCGTGGCCTCGCCCACCAACTGCGAGAACACCTCGGTGACTGCGGCGTCAACACCGAACCACTCGAGGAGCGGGCCACCCCGGCCGGACTGGCCGTACAACTCCGCCAGCTCACCCAGTACGCGCACGATGAACTCACCCGTCGTGACGCCGCCGCCGAGGAACGCGCCGAGGCCGTCCGACAGGTCGCCAGCGCCCACGAGGCGCTGGAACGTGCCCAGGACGCCAAGGTCGAGGCGGACACCGAGCTCGCGGACTGGACCCGTCGCTGGAACGAGGCCACGGCGCCGATCGGATTCCCGCCGGACAGCCCGGTGGACGCGGTACGGGCTGACCTCGACCGCCTCTCCGAAGCGGCCGACCTGGTGGAACGCGCGACCGAGGCCGAGGAGAGGGCCGAGCGGGAACACGCCGAGACCGCCCGCTTCGACCAGGACCTGCGCGCCGTGTTCCTCACGTGTGCGACGGAGCTCCCGGAGGACCGGGCGGAGCGCTCCCTCGCGTTGGAGTCGCTCGCACAACGGGTGCGGGACAACGCGGAACAGGACCGCCGGCGTGAGGAGCTCCGGACCCGGATCGCCGACGGTGAAGCGGAACTGGGCGAGGCCGACTCCGCACGCGCCCGGGCCGAGGAACGTCTCGCCGCGCTGTGTGCCGAGGTGGGGGTGACCGGCGTCGAGGAACTGCGCGAGGCGATCGCCCGGTCGGAGCGCGTCACCCACGAGCGCGCCCGGCTCGTGGACGCCGAGGAGAAGCTCGCGCAGTGGGGCGACGTCGACGCGATCGCGGCACAGGTCGGTGACCTGACCCAGGACGAGATCGGTGAACGGTCCGTCGAGGCCGCCGCGGAGCTGGAGCGGGTGACGGAGGCGCGCGACGCCGCCCAGAACGCCCAGACGGAGGCTCGGATCGCCTTCAGCCAGGTCGACTCCACGGCGGAGGCCGCCCGGATCGCCGACGAGTTGACGTCACTCGAGGCCGAGCTGGTGGAGCAGACGGAGCAGTACCTCCGGCTCGCCTTCGCGCACGACCTGTTGCACCAGCAGATGGAGGACTACCGGCGTAGGAACCAGGATCCGATCCTCGGTCGAGCCGCGGAGATCTTCGCGGGACTGACGTTGGGCCGGTTCACCCGCCTCGTTCCGGACACCGACGACAGGGGTGGCAAGATTCTGCGCGTGACGCGGGAGACGGGGGACACCGCCGAGGTCCCCGCCCTCAGCGAGGGCACCCGCGACCAGCTCTACCTGGCGCTGCGTCTCGCGTCCCTCGAGCGCTACGCCGACGCGGGCCAGACCATGCCGTTCGTCGTCGACGACGTCTTCATGACCTTCGACGATGAACGCAGCGCCGCCGCGCTGCGGATCCTGGACTCCATGGCCGAACGGTTCCAGATCGTGGTCTTCACCCACCACGGACACCTCGTCGACCTCGCCCACCACACCCTCCCCCCAGACCGCGTCCACCCCCACCCCCTCGCCCGATTCGCGCCGACGCCCCGCACCACCAGCCCCTGA